A stretch of DNA from Vulcanisaeta thermophila:
GCAGGAATCATAGCGGCAGTGTTAGCATGGGTCGTAATAATCATAAGCATAAGCGTGAATCCCTGGTTTAAAATAACCAAGAACGCATTCAGTGACCTAGGCGGGCCCCACGCGGTTGATCCATGGATTTATAACTACGGGCTTATAATAACCTCGGTCTTCGTAGACCTATACTCAATAAACCTACTCATTAATTCCAGGAATAAGGTGGAGAGTTTCGCCTCAGCCTTCGTATTAATAGCGGGGCTTTTCCTGGCTTTGATAGGGATTTATCATGCAGGGACGAGGCCCCATGTGTTCGTTTCCACGTGGTTCTTCGTGCAAATGGACATGGCATTGATTACGTGGGGTATCGGATCATTAATGGCGGGTGATAGGCGCAC
This window harbors:
- a CDS encoding DUF998 domain-containing protein is translated as MGVRVRTFLALAGIIAAVLAWVVIIISISVNPWFKITKNAFSDLGGPHAVDPWIYNYGLIITSVFVDLYSINLLINSRNKVESFASAFVLIAGLFLALIGIYHAGTRPHVFVSTWFFVQMDMALITWGIGSLMAGDRRTGLFSLILGVLSPIPAILIPWPSAAMEETYGILIIDVWVIVMTYKSLIR